CATTCGGGCGCGGCGCACCGGCGCTCCGTCTTCGAGGCCTTCGCCCGCCGCCTGCCCGACGGCCGCCGCTATGGCATCGTCGCCGGCACCGGCCGGCTGCTTGAGGGAATCAAGGACTTCCGCTTCGGCGACGCCGAGCTCGCGTTCCTCGATCAGCACAAAGTAGTTGACAGGCAGACCCTGGACTTCCTCGCCGACTACAGGTTTTCCGGCGATATCTGGGGCTATCCGGAGGGCGAGGCTTACTTCCCCGGCTCCCCCATCCTGATCGTCGAATCCACGTTCGCGGAAGCGTGCATCCTGGAAACGTACATCTTGTCGGTGCTCAACCATGACACCGCGATTGCTTCGGCTGCCTCCCGGATGACCAGCGCGGCCGGCAACCGGCCGTGCATCGAGATGGGCTCCCGGCGCACCCAGGAGGAATCCGCGACGGCGGCAGCCCGTGCCGCGGTCATCGCCGGTTTCGGCAGCACTTCCAACCTTGAGGCCGGCCGGCGCTATGGCATCAAGACCGTGGGCACGGCCGCCCACTCGTTCACGCTCCTGCACGATACCGAGCGCGAGGCCTTCGAAGCCCAGATCGCCGCCTTCGGACCGGGAACGACGCTCCTGGTGGACACCTACGACGTCGAGGCCGGCGTACGCACCGCGGTGGAACTCGCGGGTGACAAGCTCGGGGCCGTCCGTCTGGACTCCGGAGACCTCGTGGCCCAGGCCCAATGGGTCCGCGAGTTACTGGACAATCTCGGCAACACCAACACCCGGATCGTCGTCACCTCGGATCTCGATGAATATGCCATCGCAGCC
This genomic interval from Arthrobacter sp. FW306-2-2C-D06B contains the following:
- a CDS encoding nicotinate phosphoribosyltransferase, which produces MSRSVAWDHPRTSLYTDHYELTMLEAALHSGAAHRRSVFEAFARRLPDGRRYGIVAGTGRLLEGIKDFRFGDAELAFLDQHKVVDRQTLDFLADYRFSGDIWGYPEGEAYFPGSPILIVESTFAEACILETYILSVLNHDTAIASAASRMTSAAGNRPCIEMGSRRTQEESATAAARAAVIAGFGSTSNLEAGRRYGIKTVGTAAHSFTLLHDTEREAFEAQIAAFGPGTTLLVDTYDVEAGVRTAVELAGDKLGAVRLDSGDLVAQAQWVRELLDNLGNTNTRIVVTSDLDEYAIAALQSAPVDVYGVGTSLVTGSGAPTASMVYKLVSRTNDAGEFVPVAKVAKNKASVGGRKYALRKLNEHGIATQEIVGIGHRPDDDGNDRPLLQQFIKNGELLPGWTGHEGVVRAQERHTATMAELPPVVRRLQRGEPAIPTVYEED